The proteins below come from a single Rosa rugosa chromosome 2, drRosRugo1.1, whole genome shotgun sequence genomic window:
- the LOC133729794 gene encoding U-box domain-containing protein 8 → MATQFPDDFKCPISLEIMSDPVILPSGHTFDRPNIQRWLDAGHRTCPLTKLPLPEHPSLIPNHALRSLISNYTLPSPAQLHNTQSQPNQQPQTLIATLTSAASSLDSKLESLDQLNRLSKRDAAFRAKLTESGAVAAVLKCVDSDEPSLQEKALTLLLNVSLDDDNKVGLVAEGAIARVVAVLQGGSPNSRAVAATMLTSLAVVEVNKATIGSYPYAIRALVSLLRDGKGREKKEAATALYAICSFPDNRRRAVECGAVSILIRIADSGLERAVEVLGLLAKSKDGREEMQRFSGCVKILVRVLENGSSRGIQYALLTLSSLCHFSEKMCVEARKEGVLAICVRLVEDDNEKIRKNASYLIQVLDGNHSMI, encoded by the coding sequence ATGGCGACTCAATTCCCGGACGATTTCAAGTGCCCGATTTCGCTGGAAATAATGTCCGACCCGGTTATACTTCCTTCGGGTCACACCTTCGACCGGCCCAACATCCAACGCTGGCTCGACGCCGGCCACCGTACTTGCCCACTTACCAAACTGCCCCTCCCCGAACACCCCTCCCTCATCCCCAACCACGCCCTCCGCAGCTTGATTTCCAATTATACCCTTCCCTCCCCTGCACAATTACACAACACCCAGAGCCAGCCCAACCAGCAACCCCAAACCCTAATCGCGACCCTGACTTCGGCGGCGTCGAGCCTGGACTCGAAGCTCGAGTCGCTCGACCAGCTCAACCGCCTGTCGAAGCGGGACGCGGCGTTTCGCGCCAAGCTGACGGAGTCCGGCGCCGTCGCCGCCGTGCTGAAGTGCGTGGACTCCGACGAGCCGAGCCTGCAGGAGAAGGCTCTGACTCTGCTGCTGAATGTGAGCCTGGACGACGACAACAAGGTGGGTCTGGTGGCGGAAGGAGCGATTGCTAGAGTCGTGGCGGTGCTGCAAGGCGGCTCGCCGAACAGCCGGGCCGTGGCGGCGACGATGTTGACCAGCTTGGCCGTGGTGGAGGTCAACAAGGCCACAATCGGGTCGTACCCGTATGCAATTCGGGCTCTTGTTTCGCTCCTCAGGGACGGCAAGGGCCGGGAGAAGAAAGAGGCGGCGACGGCGCTCTATGCTATCTGTTCGTTTCCGGACAATCGGCGGCGGGCGGTGGAGTGCGGTGcggtttcgattttgatccGAATTGCGGATTCGGGTTTGGAGCGGGCCGTTGAGGTTTTGGGCCTGTTGGCGAAAAGCAAGGATGGGAGAGAAGAGATGCAGAGGTTTAGTGGGTGTGTGAAGATTTTAGTGAGGGTTTTAGAGAACGGGAGCTCCAGGGGAATTCAGTATGCTCTGCTTACATTGAGTTCGCTTTGCCATTTCAGTGAGAAAATGTGTGTGGAAGCAAGAAAAGAAGGCGTCTTAGCGATTTGCGTTCGTTTGGTTGAAGATGATAATGAAAAGATTAGAAAAAATGCTTCTTATTTGATTCAGGTTCTGGATGGGAACCATTCCATGATTTGA